In the genome of Candidatus Eisenbacteria bacterium, one region contains:
- a CDS encoding adenylosuccinate synthase, protein MPAKVIVGMQWGDEGKGKIVDVLSEHSHAVVRYQGGPNAGHTVVIDDRTFVLHLVPTGALRKGTICLLGNGVVIDLLSLKKEIDGLEEAGFKLEGRFFISPNAHLILPYHIQVEDMDEGRDPGGKLGTTRRGIGPAYTDKVARTGIRMFEILHPDIFSRKLKENVERLRGAAGHKAKVMADEIFESHVLHAERFRPMIKDVSLLIDDMLQRRQSVLFEGAQGTMLDVDHGTYPFVTSSSTVSGGACTGAGVAPRRIDEVIGVAKAYSTRVGNGPFPTEIHDRTGVILREIGSEYGRTTGRPRRCGWLDIPVLRLSARVNGISSMAITKLDVLDSADTIKMCRAYLVRGEEHREIPQGIPFDEMHPVYEEFPGWKEDTSSARKWEDLPSKAREYLDAVRGLVNVPVSLVSVGSKRDDIIRLS, encoded by the coding sequence GTGCCGGCCAAAGTGATAGTGGGCATGCAGTGGGGTGATGAGGGGAAGGGGAAAATCGTTGATGTTCTTTCCGAGCACTCTCATGCCGTCGTGAGATACCAGGGAGGACCGAACGCAGGTCACACGGTCGTCATAGACGACAGAACTTTCGTCCTTCATCTTGTTCCGACCGGCGCCCTCCGGAAGGGCACGATATGCCTTCTCGGAAACGGCGTTGTGATCGATCTCCTCTCGCTCAAAAAAGAGATTGACGGGCTTGAAGAAGCAGGATTCAAGCTCGAAGGGCGATTCTTCATAAGTCCAAATGCCCATCTCATTCTTCCGTATCACATTCAGGTTGAAGACATGGATGAAGGCAGAGATCCCGGAGGTAAACTCGGCACGACACGAAGGGGAATAGGTCCTGCGTACACCGACAAAGTGGCGAGGACGGGGATAAGAATGTTCGAAATTCTCCACCCGGACATCTTTTCCAGAAAACTCAAGGAGAATGTCGAGCGCCTGAGAGGGGCGGCCGGGCATAAGGCCAAGGTCATGGCGGATGAGATATTCGAATCACATGTCCTGCACGCAGAGCGATTTCGGCCAATGATAAAGGATGTCTCTCTTCTTATAGACGACATGCTGCAGCGCAGGCAGAGTGTGCTCTTTGAGGGGGCGCAGGGGACCATGCTTGACGTTGACCATGGCACCTACCCATTTGTGACTTCATCCAGCACCGTGAGCGGCGGCGCTTGCACGGGGGCAGGCGTAGCCCCAAGGAGGATCGACGAAGTCATTGGGGTAGCCAAGGCCTATTCGACAAGAGTGGGAAATGGCCCGTTTCCGACAGAGATTCATGACAGGACCGGGGTCATTCTGAGGGAAATCGGCAGCGAGTACGGAAGGACGACCGGGAGACCCCGGAGATGCGGATGGCTTGACATACCAGTCCTCCGGCTCTCCGCGCGTGTGAACGGGATTTCTTCTATGGCGATTACGAAGCTCGATGTGTTAGACTCAGCCGACACAATCAAGATGTGTCGCGCCTATCTTGTCCGCGGAGAAGAACATCGAGAAATTCCGCAGGGGATTCCATTTGATGAGATGCATCCGGTGTACGAGGAATTCCCGGGGTGGAAAGAGGATACTTCGTCAGCGAGGAAGTGGGAAGACCTGCCTTCCAAGGCCAGAGAGTATCTCGATGCTGTCCGCGGGCTTGTAAATGTTCCGGTTTCACTTGTTTCTGTCGGTTCAAAACGGGACGACATCATAAGATTGTCCTGA
- a CDS encoding glycosyltransferase family 4 protein, which translates to MAESRLKILLIWPWPRLWAMGEGSGVREGWEFLHGILRRGHVLHTIAPLGSRLNVGRSDGSHSVTVAPWKEIRFGGGRLLSHFWRPFSYLFFQIAYLVRAIPIAARERPDIVVGISSLSAPVAFIVSRMLRVPGTIKLHGVFYRKRNWPRPYDFLRNFEEFIAVKLPFERIFIVEDGTQARELVRSTGAADSRVSFLLSGTSLEWLENGGRARDLREEFDLERDSVLFVALSRVVRWKRLDRLIRAAKIALTMTHHPVYFLIFGDGEEKEKLLELRASLGVERNVRLLEALKQEDVENCLRGSDVFVSVSDFTNGGVATREAMICGLPVVAANVGHTSNVVIDGETGFLVNADSRIELAQKLAILANDREMRVRMGTKAKEFAKMTFRSWTQRVDTEVREMLEVAGVAIDRSIENGEVFADETSAVSA; encoded by the coding sequence ATGGCAGAATCGCGCCTGAAAATCCTTCTCATTTGGCCCTGGCCAAGGTTGTGGGCTATGGGTGAAGGCAGTGGTGTAAGGGAGGGATGGGAATTCCTCCATGGAATCCTGAGACGAGGGCACGTTCTCCATACAATTGCGCCTCTGGGATCAAGATTGAATGTTGGCCGGTCTGACGGCAGCCATTCAGTCACCGTCGCTCCCTGGAAAGAGATACGATTTGGCGGAGGAAGGCTTCTTTCTCATTTCTGGCGGCCATTCTCGTATCTTTTTTTCCAGATCGCATACCTTGTGAGGGCAATTCCGATTGCAGCGAGAGAGAGACCGGACATCGTTGTCGGAATAAGCTCTCTCTCTGCGCCAGTCGCTTTCATAGTCTCGAGAATGCTGCGGGTTCCCGGAACGATAAAACTCCACGGCGTGTTCTATAGAAAAAGGAATTGGCCTCGTCCTTATGATTTCCTGAGAAACTTTGAGGAGTTCATTGCTGTCAAGCTGCCGTTCGAACGGATATTCATAGTGGAAGATGGGACTCAGGCGAGGGAGCTCGTGAGAAGTACGGGAGCAGCGGATTCGAGAGTCAGCTTTCTCCTCAGCGGGACGAGTCTTGAGTGGCTGGAAAATGGGGGAAGGGCGCGGGACCTGAGGGAAGAATTTGACCTTGAACGGGATTCCGTCCTCTTTGTGGCGCTCTCGAGAGTCGTAAGATGGAAGAGACTTGACAGGCTCATACGTGCAGCCAAGATTGCTCTGACTATGACGCATCATCCTGTCTATTTCCTGATTTTCGGCGATGGGGAGGAAAAGGAGAAGCTTTTGGAACTCAGGGCATCTCTGGGTGTTGAAAGAAATGTCAGGCTTCTGGAAGCGCTCAAACAGGAAGATGTGGAGAACTGCCTGCGCGGCAGCGACGTTTTCGTCTCGGTGAGTGATTTCACAAACGGCGGCGTCGCGACGAGAGAGGCGATGATCTGCGGCCTTCCTGTAGTGGCGGCAAATGTCGGCCACACTTCAAACGTTGTCATAGATGGAGAGACCGGTTTTCTTGTGAACGCCGATAGCAGAATCGAACTTGCTCAGAAACTTGCCATTCTGGCAAACGACAGGGAAATGAGGGTGAGGATGGGGACAAAGGCAAAAGAGTTTGCCAAGATGACGTTCCGTTCGTGGACCCAGCGGGTGGACACGGAGGTTCGTGAGATGCTGGAGGTGGCAGGAGTTGCAATTGACAGATCAATTGAAAACGGGGAGGTATTTGCCGATGAGACATCTGCGGTTTCTGCATAG